CGCTCGAATCGCCGACACCCAGTGGAAGCGCTATACAGGACTGAGCAACACCACACAGCTGCCAAAAAACGAAGGCATGCTGTTTACGTACGACGCGCCCGGGGACCACACCTACGTCATGCGCGGAATGGACTTCGGAATCGATATCGTTTACATCGGGGCAGACGGGCGTATCACGAAAATACACCACGCACCCGAACCACCCGAGGACGCGGATGGAAATGAGTACCAATATCCCGGCCACGGACAGTACGTGCTGGAAGTGAATCACAACTGGACAACAAGACACGGTATCGAAGCGGGTGACCGGGTCGTCATCGAGGGGCAACACTGATGGGCGACGCGAACAGCCTCGCACAACTGGATGGCTGGCATTCAGAAGGATACGCCGCCCGCGTTCACTACGAAGGCGAGAACGAACGCTATAGCATCGAATTCTACGAGGCGAGAGAGTCCATTCTCTACTGGAAAGTCAACGAGGGCAACGCCGCTGTTCCCGTTCCACGGGAGGCAGTCCCCGACCCACTGCGCGAGCGAATTCGACGAGATCTCGCACAAGTCGGTATCAATCCCGAGAACGAGACACGATTGCTGTAGCACGCGTTAGTGTGAAGACTTCATTCCTCACACGACCAGGCGAGATTCCTTCGAAATCTACAGCGAGAACTTAGTCTGAACAAGTACTATCGCTCAAAAACAAAACGTACAGATCATGCTCTCGTGGTGAGGACTCTGTGGAATACGAAACACAGACTCTCCGTATACGGCCCGAATTTCCCTGCTTAGCCTATCGAGTGCTACTAGTTCACAATCCTTACCAAGTCTTTTGCTGGATGCACTTGTCGATGCAACAATGGACTATTCCGCCGACGAAGACGACCCGTTCGAGGAGCAACGGGAAAAGGCTGAGAATCCGATGCGACGGCTGTTCTTGGAGTACGGGAGCCGGAACAAACCCGCGTTCGTTGGTGGACTCGTTTCCAGCATTGTCGCTCGGGTGCTTGATCTGCTTCCGCCTCTGTTACTCGGGCTCGCGGTCGATTCTATCTTCTCTAATAAAAAGGCGTTCGGACTCTGGATCGTGCCACACGAGTGGTTACCGACGACGAAGTCCGACCAACTCGTGCTACTGACGAGCATTATCGCCGTCGCATTCTTCGGCGGGGCGGCTTTCCACTGGATGCGCAACTGGGGATGGAACTCGTTTGCCCAACACATCCAACACGATCTCCGCACGGACACCTACGACAAAATGCAGCGGCTGAACATGGATTTCTTCGCCGATAAACAGACCGGTGAGCTGATGTCCGTCCTCTCGAACGACGTGAATCGTCTCGAGAATTTTCTCAACGACGGGATGAACTCCATGTTCAGACTACTGGTGATGGTCGTCGGAATCGCAGTCATCCTGTTTTCTAAAAATTGGCAACTCGCGCTCATCGCGCTGTTGCCCGTGCCACTCATCGCTCTGTTCACCTACAAGTTCGTCCAAACGATCCAACCAAAGTACGCAGCAGTTCGTTCCTCAGTCGGTCGGGTCAACTCTCGACTGGAAAATAATTTAGGAGGAATTCAGGTCATCAAAACCTCGCATACCGAAGGGTACGAATCCGACCGCGTCGATGGCGTCTCACAAACGTATCTCGACGCGAACTGGGACGCCATCGAGACGCGTATCAAGTTTTTCCCTGGTCTCCGCGTAATTGCCGGAATTGGATTTGTTCTCACGTTCGTGGTCGGCGGATTCTGGGTGTTCACATACCAAGCGACAGGTGCTGCCCCCGGTCCGTTCACCGGTGAACTCACCGCCGGTGACTTCGTCATATTCATCCTCTTTACCCAACGGTTCATCTGGCCGATGGCACAGTTCGGTCAGATAATCAACATGTACCAGCGCGCGTACGCGTCGGCTGCACGCATCTTCGGATTGATGGACGAACCGAACCAGATTCAGGAAGCGCAGGCTGCAGACGAGTTAGTCGTGACTGAAGACCGCGTCGAGTACGACGACGTGACGTTCGGGTACGACGAGGAGGAGATCATCACGGACGTCTCGTTCACCGTCGAGGGTGGCGAGACGGTTGCGCTCGTCGGACCAACGGGTGCCGGTAAATCGACCGTGCTGAAACTTCTACTCCGGATGTACGACGTTGATGCTGGTGCGATCCGAATCGATGGGCAAGATATCCGTGATGTGACCATCGAGAGTCTTCGTCAACGCATTGGATACGTCAGTCAGGACACGTTCCTGTTCTACGGATCGGTCCGCGAGAACATTTCGTATGGAACGTTCGACGCGAGCGACGAAGAGATCACTGAGGCCGCCAAAGCCGCAGAGGCACACGATTTCATCATGAACCTTCCGGACGGCTACGACACGATGGTCGGTGAACGCGGTGTCAAGCTGTCGGGCGGACAGCGCCAGCGGCTCTCCATCGCGCGGGCGGTTCTCAAAGACCCCGCTATTCTCGTACTCGATGAAGCGACCAGCGATGTCGACACCGAAACCGAGATGCTCATCCAGCGCAGTCTCGACCGGCTCACCGCCGACCGGACGACGTTCGCCATCGCGCATCGCCTCTCGACGATCAAAGACGCCGATCAGATCATTGTCCTCGAAGGTGGCTCCATCGTTGAGCATGGCCCACACGAGGAACTCATCGAAAATGATGGGCTTTATGCGCATCTTTGGGGCGTTCAGGCGGGTGAGATCGACGAACTGCCACAGGAATTCATCGATCGAGCAGCCAACCGACAGGCCCGCACTGGCGCAGACGACTAATTCACGCTCGATTCACCGGTTGGGGTGCTCACTCGGTTGGAAAAATGAACGCACCGATGATTCAAGACGCTGAGATCCGTTTGCCGGATATGCACCTCTCGGAGATCCCGTGGACCGATGTCGCTGCCGAAACAGAATCCGACATGGAGACGGATATGGCGCTTCTTCCCGTTGGATCGACGGAACAACACGGACCGCACGCGCCGCTCGGGACAGACGCACTCATTGCGTCGGGAATCGCCGCTGTCGGTGCAGACCGCTACGACGGCGATGTGGTCGTTGGGCCGACGATTCCGGTCGGGGTCGCAGAAGAACATCGTCAGTTCACTGGGACACTGTGGGTAACCGAAGAAACGTTCCGTCGGTACGTCCGTGAGACCATCCAGAGTCTCACACACCACGGTTTCAACCGCGTCGTGGTCGTCAACGGTCATGGTGGAAATGTTGCTGCCCTTCGTGAGTGTTGTGCGACGATCACTCGTCACGACGCTGCCTTTGTGGCGCCATTTACGTGGTTCAACGCAGTTTCAGACGAGATGGGACACGGCGGAGCGCTCGAAACAGCGCTCGTTCGTCACCTCCACCCGGATCTTATTCGTGAAGACAGAGTTGAGGATGCCAGTGCCGGTGCTGTTGACCGATGGGGAGTCTGGCAGTCGGGGACGAATCTCGCGTACGACTCTGCCGAGTTCACCGAAAATGGCGTTGTCGGCGATCCGTCCGAAGGAGACGCTGCATACGGTGAAGAGCTGCTTGAGGAAATTACGACGGCTCTCGTCGATCTGTTAGAAACCGTTGCTGCGCGCAATCTTACCCAGCCAGAGCACCGGTGAGTGCTGTATAAAACGCACAACGGAAGGGTCTGCGCTCACGCTCCTGCTGTGATCGCACGCACAATAAGTGGACGAGAATGTCGAGTGATGAACGCAACCGACAGAGGAATCTCGACTGTCTATAAATTGCTCTTTTCGAAGACGTGTCTTCAACCCAACTCTTTGACGTATTCGTATCCACGAGTATCGATCCGATCATCGTAGAACCCACCAGTTCGTCTGTACCCCGTGGTATCAGTATTCACACGACAGTACCGTGGTTCACTTCACGGCACGTTACAGTCGATGCTACTCCTCTGTGTCCTCCTCGTCCTCGTCCTTTTGTTCGATCGAGTCGAGCATACCTCGGAGCTCTGGAACTGTGCTTGCGAGATCGCCCACTTGTTCGTGAGCGGTTGAGATATCGTCCATGATCTCTTCGAGTTCTTCGATCTTTTCTCGCAGATCGTCGGCGTCTTCGAAGGCGTCCGCTCGTTCGCCCATCGTATACCACTTTTTGGCGTCTCGGAGGTGTTCTGCGGCATCGCCTGTATCGAGCACGGAATGGAGGGAATTGAGGACTCCGAGGGTGTTTTCAGCCTCGGCGGTCCAGATATCATCGGCTTCCGGGAGTGCTTCTCGGGCCGTTTCGAGGCTCGACTCTACGTCGGTGCGGATCTCGTTCGCTGCCTCTCCAAAGAGTTCGTCGTCATCGAGGGCCGTCTGGCTCATGGCGTGTGATTCTTCGTCATGGGGTATAAATACCCGCCCAAAACTGAAAGTGAAATCTGCACCGCGCGTCGGTCGAACCTCCTCATTCGCACGTGACACACCCAACTGTGCTCATCTCAGATCCTCCCCGTTCACTACCACTACTCACCGACGATATCGACGACGCGCATGAGAGGGTAGCCGTCTTCCATCGCCATCTCGGCATGGACAATGCAGTCTTCGTACTCGATCCGCATGACAACATCCATGTACTCTCCTGTGAGTTCGGTGTACCCCCGTGTTGTTTCGAGCTCGTCGGTGTGGATATCGACTGAAACTTCCTCACAGTACGGCTGGTTCTCGATTGTCTCCTCAATAGCAGTTTCGAGACTCGCGGCACTCTTCGGACTGACTGGAGCACCGGCGAACTGATGATACAGTGCACCGAATTTCACTCCTGCTTCGAAACAGGCCGTTTCGCGGTCTGTCGGGTCCATATCTGTGATATCACGTTCCCGCAATTAAATGCCGCCCGATTCGGCTCAATCCTAGACCATGTCGAACCGTATCTCGCAACGGGTTTACGGCTCAAGCCCCAACTATCAGATATGGATTACGAATCGAGCCTCGATAGAGCCATGGATGCAGTGCCAGATATCCAATCGGACGGCAAGCGTCTCGAAGTGCCGGATGCCACGGCACAGAAAGACGGTGCATTCACACGCTTAACGAATCTTGAGGATATTGCTGATACTATCTCCCGAACCCCGGACCATCTCCACCGATTTATCCAGCGTGATCTCGGAACGAACGGAAAGCTCACAGACGGTGTCGGGCGGTACAACGGGACGTTCTCCGGTACGGATTTCGATGCGGCCACCGATGCGTACGTCGAAGCGTACGTCCTCTGTGCGGAGTGTGGACTGCCCGATACTCGACTCGTGACTGAAGACGGAACACCGATGCTCAGGTGTGATGCTTGTGGTGCGTTCCGTCCCGTCTCAAAGCGCCGCCGCGGCACCCAACAGACCAAACAGCGTGATGCGATCGAAGAGGGTCAAACCTACACGCTCGAAATCGTCAGTACGGGCCGCAAGGGCGACGGTGTTGCCGAACGGGGTGGATATACGGTTTTCGTCCCCGGTGCGGCGGAGGGCGACGTCGTTGAGGCATACATCGAAAACGTCTCTGGCTCGCTGGCGTTTGCTCGGCTCGTGACAAACTAATCCAACGCAGTGCTCTCTTCCGTTCGCTGTTCTTGCTATCTTCAGCGGATATCTTCTGTGCGAACTCTCACCTCAGTAGATACATCTAGATGATCTTGTGCGTTCTCCTACTGCGTTTGACATCATCATACGACCCAAATGGTCTGGAGCTTTGTCCAAACCGCACGATTATTACTCCCCTCGCTCTTTTCGACTCGTGAATGGTCACGTCGGTGCTGCTCACAGGTGCCGCAGGTCGCGTTGGAAGCGCTATCCTCGGCGGACTCGGTCAAGACTATGATTGGCGGTTGATAGATCGCGAGCCACCGACAGGTAAAGACAACCATCAGTCTGATCACGAGTACGTTGTCGCCGATATCACCGACAAGGATGCCATCCGCGAGGCGATGGAAGACGTCGATGTCGTCATTCACCTCGCTGGTGATCCACGTCCTGAGGCAGGATGGGATAGTGTCATCACGAACAACATCGACGGGACTCACACTGTTTTCGAGGCAGCCATCGATGCTGGGGTTGAGAAGGTTATCTTTGCGTCCTCGAATCACGTTGTTGGCCACTACGAAACCGAGCGCAAGCCCGATATATACCGCACGAGCAGCGATTTCCAACTCGATGGAACAGAACTCCCTCGGCCATCGAATCGATACGGCATTAGCAAAGCCACCGGTGAGATCATCGGACGGTTCTTCCACGATGAGTACGATATCGGCGTTGTCTGTCTCCGCATCGGCAATCTCACAAAGGATCATCCACCAATCGATTACGAGCGCGGGCAGGCAATGTGGCTCTCTTATCGGGACTGTGCCCACTTGTTCGACTGTTGTATTACCTCCGATGTCGATTACGAAATCATCTACGGCATCTCGGACAACGACCGAAAGTACTACTCGATCGACCGTGCTCACGAGGTGCTTGGCTACGATCCGCAGGACAACTCCGCTGATTACACCGATTGAATCACTTTGCTGAGTGTTGCTATCCACTGATCGAACAGCACGACACTCGGTAGCGCTCTTTGTGTGAAACAATCCATTTCGTGCTCGGTCGTTTTGCGACCGTTTGAGAAGCTGCCCTGATTGGTTCGCCGAGTGACGCTGTCAAGCTGATTCGGGTGGCTCATCCTGAAACGCGATGACGGCATCGCGGAACGTATCAGGAATACGGGTCGGTGTTCCGGTATCATCGACTGCAACGTGGGTCACGTGACCTTCGACGAGCACAGTGTCGTCCATCGAGCGCCTCGCCTGATAGTCGAACGTTATGCTGGAGTGGCCGATTGATTCAACGCGGAGTGAATTGACGATCACATTTTCGAAGAACGCTGGTGAGCGATAATCGAGATCGACGTGTGCGACGTGAATATCCCACTCGTTCTCGATCAGCGTTGTGTAGTCATAGCCAATCTCCCGCAGAAATGCGGACGTTGCTTCGTCTTGGTAGGTGACGTACTCGCCGTAGAACACGACACCTTGCTGGTCAGTCTCGGCGAATCGAACGCGATTCTCATACACCTCGTGCATTGACAACAGATCAGCGTGCCGCGGTCTTTAACGCAGCTAAAAATATTGTGACAGTGCCTCGAACTAGTTGTCCGAATCCGTTTCGAATAGTCCCTCGACATCTGATTCTTTGTGATTGCGGCGTCCAATGTGTTCTGATAACCGTTGGCGAACAATTCCACGCTCTCCACGCACGAAGTCGATTAGCAACGTGACGAACGGGCTTGTTACCTTTTCTGCTGCGAGATCGGCTGTCGCGTACTCGATTGCTCGTTCGATCTGATCCTCATTGTAGTCGTATTCTGCTGCGAGGACGCGTGCGGCGATCGCCACCGACTCGAATGGGAGTTCATCGACGATGACCGGCTCACCGTCCAGTACTATCCGGATCGGTCGTCGACGCTCGATGACCTCTGGATCACGACCGAGAACGACGAGATAATCACGAATGGATTCGAGTGCAACGCCGTGACGGGCCGCACCGAGATCGGCTAGATATCTGTGCGCACTCGTTGCGAGTCCTGTGGTGCCCGCCCAGTTTCGTTGATCAGCATGGTAGACGGCAGCGGTGAACTGAATCAAGCCCTGTAGAAGATCACGATCGGGCCCGTCGTCCATCTCAAGCCACAGTTCTTCCCACGCATCGTGTGCAGCGTGGTACTCACCGGCGTTGTAGATTGCAGCGCCCGCTCGGAGATGTGCGGCCAGATCCATCTCCGCTGTCTCTCTCCCAGTCTTGTCCATATGATCTGTTCTTCCCGAGTGGTCAAAACGCCGGCGGCAACCGTACTGTGGACCCGTAGTCAGCAGTGTTATCCCTTCTGTCCACACACTGTTGATCATGCCTCTGGAGTTCTATGAGGACCTTTCGATTGGTGATACGCGAGAGTTCGGTGGATATACGGTCGAAAAAGAGGAACTCGTTTCGTTCGCCGAGCAGTACGATCCGCAACCGTTCCACGTAGACGAAGACGCTGCAGAGCAGTCGATGTTCGGTGGACTCATTGCCAGTGGCTGGCACACCGCTGCGGTCACGATGCGTATGCTCGTCGAAAATGTCATCCGCGATTCGAGTGCAACAGGTGCAATCGGAGTCGATGATCTGCGTTGGAGACAGCCCGTCCGTCCCGATGATACGCTCTCTGTGAAGACCGAAGTGGTAGATAAAGAACCGTGGGACGATAATCTCGGACTCGTTCACTCCCGCACCACCGTCTACAATCAGGACGAGACTGAGGTCATGTCTATGATTGGATTAGTGCTCTATCAAATGCGAGACAGCAGTTCTGCACCCGAAAACTGAGTAGGGAATGTTCAGCGGCTCTAAAGCGCAATCGTGTAGTTCGGCGACCATCGGTAACAATTATTGATGTCTGTTTGAACTGTTTTGGAACATACCCGGCAAACTAAAGAGGGATGGTCGAAAAAGGAAACTGAGGGCCCTTAGCTTAGCCTGGTCAAAGCGATCCGCTCATAACGGATTGATCGCTGGTTCAAATCCGGCAGGGCCCATGAAAACAGCGGTCAAAGTGACCGGACATCAACTGTATACCCACGACAGAACTCACGGTGCAGTCGAGACGAAACGCGAACGACAACAAAAATACAAAAACACTCAATCGTACGAGCGCTCGTATTCGATTGCAATCAGTTGCCTACGCCCGAACATATCGGGTTCGCGGCTGATTGTCATCGACAAAGTAGACGGCTATTTTGACTCGGCCGTCAACGATGTGCTCATACGGTATGAGTCCAAAACGAGACCGAATGAGCCGACGACGAGGTCCACGAGGACGGGGACGCGAACGAAGGCGTGAAAGCACGAATGACCGCAGTCAGCGAGTATTGCAGGTTGCACTCATCGCTGCAGG
The nucleotide sequence above comes from Halocatena marina. Encoded proteins:
- a CDS encoding DUF192 domain-containing protein encodes the protein MVSRRVTSAIGVVLVGMLIVLVLVATGFVAVPAPAEDKYERTSVTIYDENETQLGHVDARIADTQWKRYTGLSNTTQLPKNEGMLFTYDAPGDHTYVMRGMDFGIDIVYIGADGRITKIHHAPEPPEDADGNEYQYPGHGQYVLEVNHNWTTRHGIEAGDRVVIEGQH
- a CDS encoding creatininase family protein, whose amino-acid sequence is MHLSEIPWTDVAAETESDMETDMALLPVGSTEQHGPHAPLGTDALIASGIAAVGADRYDGDVVVGPTIPVGVAEEHRQFTGTLWVTEETFRRYVRETIQSLTHHGFNRVVVVNGHGGNVAALRECCATITRHDAAFVAPFTWFNAVSDEMGHGGALETALVRHLHPDLIREDRVEDASAGAVDRWGVWQSGTNLAYDSAEFTENGVVGDPSEGDAAYGEELLEEITTALVDLLETVAARNLTQPEHR
- a CDS encoding DUF5790 family protein, coding for MSQTALDDDELFGEAANEIRTDVESSLETAREALPEADDIWTAEAENTLGVLNSLHSVLDTGDAAEHLRDAKKWYTMGERADAFEDADDLREKIEELEEIMDDISTAHEQVGDLASTVPELRGMLDSIEQKDEDEEDTEE
- a CDS encoding ABC transporter ATP-binding protein; this encodes MDYSADEDDPFEEQREKAENPMRRLFLEYGSRNKPAFVGGLVSSIVARVLDLLPPLLLGLAVDSIFSNKKAFGLWIVPHEWLPTTKSDQLVLLTSIIAVAFFGGAAFHWMRNWGWNSFAQHIQHDLRTDTYDKMQRLNMDFFADKQTGELMSVLSNDVNRLENFLNDGMNSMFRLLVMVVGIAVILFSKNWQLALIALLPVPLIALFTYKFVQTIQPKYAAVRSSVGRVNSRLENNLGGIQVIKTSHTEGYESDRVDGVSQTYLDANWDAIETRIKFFPGLRVIAGIGFVLTFVVGGFWVFTYQATGAAPGPFTGELTAGDFVIFILFTQRFIWPMAQFGQIINMYQRAYASAARIFGLMDEPNQIQEAQAADELVVTEDRVEYDDVTFGYDEEEIITDVSFTVEGGETVALVGPTGAGKSTVLKLLLRMYDVDAGAIRIDGQDIRDVTIESLRQRIGYVSQDTFLFYGSVRENISYGTFDASDEEITEAAKAAEAHDFIMNLPDGYDTMVGERGVKLSGGQRQRLSIARAVLKDPAILVLDEATSDVDTETEMLIQRSLDRLTADRTTFAIAHRLSTIKDADQIIVLEGGSIVEHGPHEELIENDGLYAHLWGVQAGEIDELPQEFIDRAANRQARTGADD
- a CDS encoding thioesterase family protein, with protein sequence MHEVYENRVRFAETDQQGVVFYGEYVTYQDEATSAFLREIGYDYTTLIENEWDIHVAHVDLDYRSPAFFENVIVNSLRVESIGHSSITFDYQARRSMDDTVLVEGHVTHVAVDDTGTPTRIPDTFRDAVIAFQDEPPESA
- a CDS encoding translation initiation factor IF-2 subunit beta codes for the protein MDYESSLDRAMDAVPDIQSDGKRLEVPDATAQKDGAFTRLTNLEDIADTISRTPDHLHRFIQRDLGTNGKLTDGVGRYNGTFSGTDFDAATDAYVEAYVLCAECGLPDTRLVTEDGTPMLRCDACGAFRPVSKRRRGTQQTKQRDAIEEGQTYTLEIVSTGRKGDGVAERGGYTVFVPGAAEGDVVEAYIENVSGSLAFARLVTN
- a CDS encoding DUF309 domain-containing protein; this translates as MAAHLRAGAAIYNAGEYHAAHDAWEELWLEMDDGPDRDLLQGLIQFTAAVYHADQRNWAGTTGLATSAHRYLADLGAARHGVALESIRDYLVVLGRDPEVIERRRPIRIVLDGEPVIVDELPFESVAIAARVLAAEYDYNEDQIERAIEYATADLAAEKVTSPFVTLLIDFVRGERGIVRQRLSEHIGRRNHKESDVEGLFETDSDN
- a CDS encoding MaoC family dehydratase; translation: MPLEFYEDLSIGDTREFGGYTVEKEELVSFAEQYDPQPFHVDEDAAEQSMFGGLIASGWHTAAVTMRMLVENVIRDSSATGAIGVDDLRWRQPVRPDDTLSVKTEVVDKEPWDDNLGLVHSRTTVYNQDETEVMSMIGLVLYQMRDSSSAPEN
- a CDS encoding dihydroneopterin aldolase family protein, which translates into the protein MDPTDRETACFEAGVKFGALYHQFAGAPVSPKSAASLETAIEETIENQPYCEEVSVDIHTDELETTRGYTELTGEYMDVVMRIEYEDCIVHAEMAMEDGYPLMRVVDIVGE
- the azf gene encoding NAD-dependent glucose-6-phosphate dehydrogenase Azf encodes the protein MVTSVLLTGAAGRVGSAILGGLGQDYDWRLIDREPPTGKDNHQSDHEYVVADITDKDAIREAMEDVDVVIHLAGDPRPEAGWDSVITNNIDGTHTVFEAAIDAGVEKVIFASSNHVVGHYETERKPDIYRTSSDFQLDGTELPRPSNRYGISKATGEIIGRFFHDEYDIGVVCLRIGNLTKDHPPIDYERGQAMWLSYRDCAHLFDCCITSDVDYEIIYGISDNDRKYYSIDRAHEVLGYDPQDNSADYTD